TATGGTTAAGTACTTGAGTAATGATCAAGGACAAGGGTTAAGCATTGGTAGAAATAGAAGCAAGGaaagaaatagataaatttatagAATTTCCATCtataattccttttttttttttttttttttttttccataaatcATATTGGCCACACCTTCATAGTACATTACAAATCTGTGTACTGTAATGCTATGAACAGCCAAATTATTTTCAGCAGAAAACACCTTACCATATTTAGACTGCTTTTGAGTTGTACACAGTATTGATAACTAAATTCCTTTTTTATGTGGATTAGGCAGCAAATTTCATCAATACTGTTAACTAAATTTCCTTACCAAGCGTGAGAAAAGAATGCCGAATGACCATTTGAAGGTTTCAATATTGAATACCTGTAAATCATTCATTGTTCAAAGTTAAACAATTGTACATTATGCAAAGTTGGATAAGGCACAGAATTATTATCTGACAATAACAATAACTATGCATGTAAGGAATTCCAGATCTATCTTGTACTCAGGAATGTTCATATCTTCAATGCCCAACGCAGCACTATAATCAAATTCCAAATTGAAGTTTAAGTAGACTAAGGCATCATGGGAGCTGTAAGAAAGCCAAGGCAGCATAGAGTCCAAAGATGAATAATCTTCCGGCAGATAACCAAATCATCAGGTTATCAAAATCACCATCCTATTCCACATAGAGAATAGCACTTGAGAAATCTTAAAATACCTCTTCAGGGAATAAATGAGGATAATTGGAAAATATCCTGAGCCGTAAGTCATCATATCTGCACAAGAAATGgaaataaatattcaatttccttaagaaaaaatttatatccTAAGAAAAATATAAGCACTAGAATGGGAATGTACGGCAACAAAGGCCATTCAAAACAATGAACCATGCTTCAAAGAAAGACAACATTGCGAAAGCATCATACGTTCCAATAACATCGGTAATCCTCTCAATTGCACGCTCTCTTATCTGTGATGCTTCCAAATATCGATCAAGTTCTGCTCGCGTCCTGAAATGACACAAAGAGGCTATAGTGGAGAAAACTGAGAGTAGTACATATAAAAGAAAGACTCTTAAAGAGTTCACATTTAGAACAAGTAATTAAGAATAAGAACTTGCCAGTACAGTAGTGAATAGGGCTGTCGAGGTAAGGCTGAAATATAATTTCTCCACCTTGAAGATTTCATTTGACTTGCTTCACTAATCAGGTAAGTTGCAAGTAGTGGCCAATCTGGTACAGAATTCTGTTTTAACACTTTGCCAGCCTCCGCACAGCTCCACTCCTAACATCGACAACACATATatccattaaaaaattattgcagCTCCATAAACTAAGTACAACATTTAAATCAACCTAAagattttatattaagaaagaaTTACATAAGGTCTCATAGAAGAACAAGAATTTTGACACTGTACAAGTGGCATTCCAAAAGCTTAATATAGTGTTCAAGTTAGCCAAGTCAAATACTGCAATCTACAATGGCACAGAAAGCATTTAGTGAATTGTTTTTATCTTTATTAACTTTTTGTGATAAGTGTGAGCCTAGAGTATCTTTTGGGACTAGAGATTCTTTCTCCCGGTAGTAATCAACGAATTCTATTCACTCACCCAACCTTTATAGGTGGATTGGAGCGTCAGTACCTTTTTGTGGCCTTATATGATGAAGCACACATTTTGATAATCAGAAAAATATAGCACGTACTCATATCAATTACTATATGTTCCAACTAAAACTTCAAATTCTGCAAGCAGTCTTTTCACTTGACTTACTACAATACGCGTTGAGAATTAAGCTTATACAACCCAAAAAACCTTATAGAACGCTTGGCAACCTTCCACAAACTTCGTCAAGAAAATCTTACTGAGTCTGCGGTGATAACTAGTGATGGAGGCACAAAGAGCAACTTCTCGCCTTTCCTTATATTCTTCGAAGCAACAAGTCCTCTTTCTCCCACTTCCACTCTTTGTATGGCCATTTTCTGGGGCGGAAGACCCGACTCTGACAACCATTTCTGCAATGCCGAAGCGTTTTCTAAGGAATCAATATCACAACCCCAGGGGACAGTCTGGGTCGCTGTGGATTTGGCGGTGTCACTTGTGGAAAGTGAGCAATGAATCGGGCGCTTACGAAAGATTATTAGGTGAGAGTGAGACTGAAAGTGAGAGAAAGGGATAGTTTTGTTGAGTGAATTGAAACATGGAGTGAGTGTAGCGCTAAAGAGTCCTGAAGCTTCAGCCATGGATgtgcgcagagagagagagagagagagagagagagagaggtacctTATCTGATGTATTTCTAAGGCTGTGTGGATGGGTCTTTGTCGTTGTCAAAGGCCTGGTTACTTTTCTTTTGTCTTGGGGGTGGAAAAGCCTTTGGCCAAGTGCCTTTGAGGCTAATAAACGACTTCGTATTTATAGCTCACACTCTTAACAGCTACAACCAGTCCGTTGAGTGGAATATCAATGAAAATCAGCATGTTTGCTAATTCCAACGTTATCTCCTGCAACTCCGCTGCCTTTCCATCTCTTAATCTCCATGACCCCAAACTCAAAACCTCACTTCAAAGCCAACAACTTGGACCTAGAATCTCATTTCGCAAAACAGGCTCAAACTTCTCTGCCTTTTGCCAACCCCATAATCATACAAGTTCAATCTTAGCATCTCAGAAAAAAGGTCCAACTCAGATTTGTCATTGTACTTTAACCAGTCAGAACTCAGAGGATGCAGTAGTGGAAAAAAGAGATTCCTCGGAAGGAGGGCTTGGCGGGGGTGGCAATGACGGAGAGGGGAGGGACTGGACAACCTCGATtttgctcttggtgttgtgggGAGCACTCATGTATTATGTTTTCAATCTTACTCCGAACCAGACTCCGGTATTATGGAACCATGATTTTTGCCATATTTATGTTagagcattttttatttatttttggctaTTTACATCCTTATTGCAATTTGGTTTGCCTTGTTAAAATATCTTTATTGCTTGTGGAACAAAGGCttcattgatttaaattttagatttatggTAATAGCTCTCGTTTCTACATGGTGTTGAAGACGGTGCCTCAAacgcttttattttattttttggactaAGTGCACACATGTAACAAGTGTATCAATCATATCTTCTCTTTCAGAGAAGACAAAGAAAAACAGGTTAAAGAGATGGGAATCTAATTTGGGGGAAGGCTCATTTCAACTGCAGCAGAGCGAACTCCTTGTTTTTTATCTATCAGTCCTTGAACAATCTTCttcaaaattctatttatttatattgattgTAAAAGTTAAGTAgccatttttgtttttgctgtCATTTCAATTGTTAAGACGTTGTCTTTTAACTTTTCAGTCAAGGGACGTGTATTTCTTGAAAAAGCTCCTGAATTTGAAGGGAGATGATGGTTTCACAATGAACGAAGTGCTTGTGTCTTTGTGGTACATAATGGGTTTGTGGCCCCTGGTGTATGGCATGCTGCTGCTCCCAACAGGTAGAAGGTACCTTTCTTATCCCTTAGCTTGGTTATCAATGATTATACATGCCTCTTCTCCAGCACCTTTTCATTTGCCATTGTTGTGCATTAATGGAAACGCCAAGGTCTGATAGAATGGGTCAATTTCTGGGCATGCAATTTCTAGGTTATTGGAAAAATAAGAAATCGAGGTATGCCGGCTCTCTCTCATGAGCCAGGAAGTCCATCAATGCTTAATTCCCAAACTGATATTGCTTATTCTTCACGAGAATAAAGTTTCCAACCGTAGAACAGTGTGACTCGTAAGTCATAACGATTCAGTTTGGCTGCTTTCAGTCATATGTTTTTTATTGGGCAAATGATGTAATGAAATGGAGTAATAGAAGTTCAAACACGGAGTATTTTCTCCCTGAAAGTCTCTAGTTATAATACATCTGATGACACATGTAAAGCTACCTTTTAAGTGGCCTGAATGCTAGtatccgtttcatctgcacagAAGGGGTCGAGATGAAGGGAGATCTCAAGTATCTTGCAGCATTCTTAAATTCCTTACCTATTAGTGTTTTGGAACTGAGTAAATCTGGTTTATTCTTTTTCTGCATCCACAGCTCAAAAAGCAACATTCCTGTCTGGCCCTTCATAATATCTTCATTTTTTGGCGGTGCATATGCTCTTCTTCCCTATTTTGTACTTTGGAGACCCCCACCACCTCCTGTTGAAGAAACTGAAATCAGAAGATGGCCTCTGAATTTTCTGGAATCAAAATTAACAGCTGCGGTGAGAATTGTTTGTCTGCACAAACTCTATTGCTCTTGATTAAGTACGTCACAATGTTCATAGACTCTTCTGTGAAATTTGGAAATAGTTTATAAGTAGCTAACAGGAGGACTCCAAATGATGTATAGTAGACACATAACAATGCACGTGATTCATCAGAACCACGGCCCTGTTATGTACAACATGATAGAACAATTTTAGACACTCGAGTAACCAAAAAAGCAGTGGATGGTGCGTCAAACCTGTACATTACCTTATCAATATCAGTACGACTAGGATTAGCCATAGATATCTACCTTTATGCAGATTGAGAAACAATTGAGCCATTATGATGGTTGAAAGAAAAACAGTGTCGAATTTAAATGTACTGTCATTTCATTATCATGTTTAAGTAGGAACAGCATGCCTTCTCTGCACATGCGGAGAGAACAGAAGTTGAAATCATTGCAAGTgcattactttctttgttttataTTGGAATTGCAAGTTAACTCCATTACCCATCAGATATCACTTGCCGCAGGACTAGGGATACTTGTTTATGCAGGTATGGCTAATTGGGAAACCTGGAAGGAATTTTACCAGTACTTCAGAGAAAGCAAATTTGTAAGTGTTGTGAACTATTCAtgtacatatgttatagactTTTCTCCAATAGTCCATTATACACCTGAAAGAAAGGCAAAAATTATTTGGCCATTTGGTAATAGCACACAAACTCATATTGACAATGAGTTACAACCTCTTTTTGTCTGATGACACATTTTAGAGGAACTTTTGAACCTTCATTAGCAGTCTCAAAATTTAGAATCATAAAGTTTTAcccattttgaaatttattcaGTTGTGGGATGCAAGTGCTGATCTCATGTGGGCTTTATGAACAATATATTAGCTCAATTATCTAtttcccatttttttttcttttttctttttccataaaAGAGGCGAAAGCCCCAGTTTTATTCGGAGGAAAGCCATTACTAGCGCCTAATATAAGGAAGACCCCATTTATCAGAACGTACAAGGCCATAAAATCGTCTCTCTCTAAAATCCTCACCTTGAAAATCTAAATTCCGACCCATCGCACCCTTATTTGCAAGAAAATCTGCAACCAAGTTTGCTTCTATATAGATATGACGAACACTGACATACATCAAACGAAATAAATGAAGTGTTTTTTCCCAAAAGTTCcataaataccaaaatttgCACATACCCGAATGAAACCAACCAAAGATCACTGTCAAATCCGATTCTATCAAAAAATCTCTCAAACCAGGTTGATGACACAACTTTAATCCATCAAGAAAAGCTTGGCACTCTGCAACGGTTTTAGTGGCATGCCCATAAAAATGAGCAAACCTTGCAATAACCTTACCATGAGAATCTCGAATTACACCACCCTCTCCAGACATACCCAGATTACCTCAAGATCCACCATCGACATTCAATTTTACTGAACCTACAACCGGCCTAGACCAAGCAATCTTCTTCACCGCCTTAAAGCACATCGGCACCACTGGGCAATGTAGTTCCTGCAAAATCAGCACATCTCTTCAAGTGAAtttttttagtttcctcaaagaAGTTGAAAGCTCCACAAAGAAACCTTTAACACATCGCACAATCCGTTTCCAATCAAAAGGTCCCCTCTCCATACATACCGTACATCTCGCCCTCCAAATAGACTACGTAATAAGCATAGGCGAAACCCACAAAGCCATCCCACTTGAGAAGAAGTGGATGCCTGTAGCCACCAAACACTTACAACCCCTTGCCAAACTCTATGCTGTGGCAACCTGATCCCAAACACCCCAGCAAAAAATTCCCAGACCCTCCTAGCCCCTTCACCATCACACAGAACATGGTCTAGTGTTCCATTTGAGCAACATCACAACAATTACACTTTGACACAATCGGAACTCCCAACTTTCTAATAATTTCATCCACCACAGAGCTTGAAGCCGTGCACGCCAACACACAAACGACATTTTATTTGGTACTTGATTTTGCCAAAGCCATTTCTTCCATAAACAAATCAGACCCCTATTCCTAACCAACTTCCAGGCAGATCTTAGAAGTGAATTCACCATCATCGGACAGCTTCCATACATAGAAATCTTTAGTACCTCATAGCCTCAACTGGAAACTTGCAATTTTCTCCACCATCTCCTCTCTAACTATATGCTGAAATTTAGATAAATCCCATCCATTTCCAACAACCAAATCACAGATTCTCAAAGCTGGATCACCAACCACCACAGCTGAATCAGCAACAACTCCATTAACCAGTTATCAAACCAAAAGCTCGAATCACCCCCACGGATTAAGCATCTAGAATTTAGTATGGTTGTTTAGATTATTTTCAATTGCCGGAAACATACTAATAGCATTGGACTTTGATGCTGCAGATCCATATCACATGTCTTGATTTTACTCTGCTATCTGCGTTTGCACCCTTTTGGGTTTACAATGATATGACTGCCAGAAAGTGGTGAGTTTTTGGAAACTTTGGACTGCCTTCTTATTATAAACTTTAGATTCCACTGTTTAAGAGAGTTTATGTAGCATAACATTCAGGTGCTTATCCCAGGTTTGACAAAGGTTCTTGGCTTCTTCCCCTATCCCTGGTGCCATTCTTGGGTCCTGCTTTGTACATTGTCCTACGGCCGTCACTGTCATCGATGTCCATTTCACTCGGTCCTACTACATCAGAGCCCAAAtgaaaattcacattttttttttctgtgctGATATCATCTGAAGGGGGGGATTTTATCACTTTATGTTAAAGAAGCATAGACAGTACGGCTAGGATGGATAAAATAAACATGATAGGGTAAATTTTCAGACATTAGTCTCCTACAAGAACACCACTTTTAATTCGCTGCTACAAGATTAGCTTATTTTCATGTTCAGCCTGCTAGATTTGATAATGAATGAATGTCACTAAAAACGAAAGCTTGCTGAATAATATTCTCCTAAAATATATTTCCAGTTCTCTATCTTTGTATTTTACATTGCTTGATTGGTTTCATGAGCAAAATAAATGTCTGTTCCTATGTTTTGGCCATGGCAATGCATAAGAAGGTACATTGCAATAATTAGATGTTCTGGGAGACTATAGCAAACTTTTGACTAATTCTATAACGTTAATTATGCTTTAACCATCTCCAGAATCCAGATACCTTTAGACATTGAATCCCTTGAATTTTTTCGTAGGTTCTTTTAGTTTGGGTAAGGAAGTTCTAGTTCCAAAAACTCCTTTTACGCATTGCCAAAGCCCTTTTCAGTCTATAAACTGGCAGGCACGGATGCATGGTTCAGTGAAAACCAAAAATACAGCATGAGTCGCGTGAACCAAGTTATAGTTCTCCAAGCATCACAGTCCCGATCCCCATGTCAACTTCACAATAAATCATCCAGGCTAACAAATATGTTGCCGCAACCATCTAGGGCATGTTCGATTTGACAGAGCAATATGGCCtactttgtttttggttttttttttttccctctgatATGTCCTGCTTTTTGCCAGGGAGAGCAcatagatttaaattttaaccaaAGCAACCGGCAGTAACTCAAAAGTCTGAAACCATGATAATAATAACTTGTTAAGAGTATATCATCAACACTGGAAATTTCGAAAATAAGGTATAGAAATGACTGCATTCGGGGAAAAACTCGGATGAAAACATAAACCAATACACATATCACTCGTACAATTTTTTAAGCTCGTCCTTAAACTTGGCCTTCAGTTGTTCCCTCTTGATTTTGAAAGCAGCAGTAACTAATCCAGACTCGGGGGTCCATGGTTCGGGCAGCAATTTAATCTTTGGAGGAATTTCAAACTTATCCAATTTTGCAGTTTTTCCTACCTGtatacattaagaaaaaaatctgtGATTTCTAGATTgagttttagatttaaaaaaacaaagcaaagcaAAAGAGCTTTTGCCATTGAACTTTCAGCATACTCGAGAGTTCATCATattataacaaaattaaaacacGCTCCTGAGTAGAATGGAAGCAAATTCACAGAAATCTGTGGTTTGATGGTCAACATAGTTTCAAACAACCCTACACAAGAAAAGCAAAACCCACACAAACCTTCGAAAGGGATTGCTGAACCTCGCTGGCAATTTCAGCTTTATCACACAGCTCAGAAAAATCTTTGTAGTTGATGCCAGCTTGTTGGGCCCACTTTTCAAGGACCTGACGTGAAGGAACAACCAGTGCTACACAATAGTTCTGGAAGGAATCTGCATATAACATGATATTATCCACATAACTACATGACGTAAGAGCTGCCTCAACCTGCAACACGATGGAACTAGTTCGATGAGCATCTCACAAGCATACTCTGCAAAGAAATATAAGGTAACATTTTAGATGCACCTTGCCAAGGGAGATATATTCTCCATGTTGAAGTTTCACAATATCCTTCTTCCTATCAATAATTTCAAGGCATCCATCAGGGTGAAATTGTCCAACGTCACCAGTATAAAACCAGCGCATGCCCTTATCATCAACCTGTAGCATGTAACGGATCATGAGTACATGTCCATACAGGCTACAAGGTCAAAACAATAGAGACAAATAAGATGACAGCACGGAAATTACTACCTTGTAGACCTCATTagttttttcttggtttttAAAGTATCCGGCAGTTACACTGAACCCCCCTACTACAATCTCTCCTCGAGGCATTGGTTTGTCCGTGGTCATATACCCACCTTCTTCCCAGGAAACAAGCTACaatttcaaattaaagaaattaagtCCCGATTAGAAGTATGCTACCCAGTACAACTCAAAAGCCTACATTAACGAAATCTGAATGAAATGTCCAAGGCATTTCTTGTGCAATGAACAAGCAAATATCTGTACTTCCACAGAAAAACGAAATGTTGATGGTTATTATCACTTGAAAGCGCTAACTAGATACACTAGAATGAGTTCAGATATGCCAAATGCAGTGCGATTTACATAACCCTCTTCACAAATAACAAGTATAGTCTGATCAGATTCTAAATGTTATCATTAACAAATAGAGGAATACTTTAACGTAGCAGCAAGGAAGAGGTGGCCCAACACGTCCCACTGTTAAGTCATCCCAGTCAGAAAAAGAAGCTCCAGCAAATGTTTCAGTCAAGCCATATGCTTGACCAATAGGAGCCCTGACAAAGGCAATACATTCAGAAGATCATCTTAGATGTAAATACACATGGAAAAAAATTCTACATGCAATTTACAGACACAGACCAATTGTAAGCGGTGGAGTATGATCTAGCctggatttcttttttttttttttagcttcttAGGTAGCTTATACAACATTGACCTACTAATTTCAGAATTTAAAGAGGCCAGTAATTTATTAATCGAAATCCAATTACCCCATGCAGATGTTGATAAACCGCTGCGAATCCCCAGATAAAGGAGCTCCACCACACAGCACAAATCGGATTTTTCCTCCAAGTATAGTGCGTATTCTTTTAAAGACAATGATATCCCACAAGAGTCCCTCCAGCCCCCAAGCCCCAAGCCAGCTTCCTTCTATGGCAGCTAGTCGTCGCTTATATCCAATGTTAAATAGATGTTTCCCTAACCCTTCATTCTCTCCAACCTAGATTCCATCAAAATAGATAGTGAAGAAGAGAATTGACTATAGGCCCAAAAATACTCACTATATGTGCACCCACTATCAGTTCTATAAACTTTGTGCACAGAGACAAGTGAATAGCTTAAATCCAATTCTGACCTTTTTCAGAACTCCATCTCGAATTCGATCTAAAATAGCTGGAACTGCTGTCATGACGGTTGGCTTTAACACAGAAGCATCTCCCTTGGTtcctttcttaattttattagaaGTGTCTGTCAAAGTCGCGGCTGAACCATAACCCATTGCACAACCTGTGGCCAACATTACAGACTGGACAACCACAATTATACAAGATCATCTCAACCATTTAATGTTGAAATTAAGAATACAAAAAAGAAGGTACCTCAGCTGCCAGTTCAAAAACGTGAGCTAGGGGCAAGTATGCCAAGTATACATCATTTCTACCAAGTATTGGGATTACTTTCATAACAGCTGCAGTAGTGGCTACAATGTTTCCATGAGTAATCATGACTCCCTACATTGTTACAGACTACAGCGtgttaaataaaagaaatctaCTTTGGGTGCAAGTATACCAAGCTTTCAACAAAACCAGACAAATTAGGGATAAACATAAATGTGCTTATCAGGATTTGAGCATTTAGACACAAAATCTCTCGGTTATGGAGTACGACTTGTCTCAGGAGGAACTTTCAAAGAAAACTTAATGTCATGGAACAAAGTTATATATAAAGACACAGGACACAGGTTTCTGACCACATCCAAATTGTGTATCTGCAACCTAGAAAGCGACACTAAAAAGGAACACCTTCCAGGTGATGGGCAATTGGCTAAGATATACTAAGCATGATTCTGGAACCACCCTTTTCCTTGCACATGCAGCAAAGAACAAGTGCACAGCATAAGGAACTAAAATCAGGAACAAACCTTTGGTAGACCTGTACTGCCACTAGTATACATGACGACAGCAATACTATTTTTGGAAGGCAGGCTTGCATCCACAGGACTTTTTCTCCCGAGTTTCTCGACTTCAGAAAAAGATGTGATTGTCCACTTGCTCATACTTTCAGGAATAGTTTCATTTTCAGTTTCATCATCTTCAAAGACAATAACATTTTCAATACTATCTAGGCTTGAGCTTACTGCAGCCAATTTCTTCAACTGCTTGGAATCGCAAATAAGAGTTGATACTTGGGTCTGCTCAAATTTTATAGCTCCAAATTAGGACGGTTCACAAGTATCTTACTAgctataaaatattgtaaggaTTTGCATATCATTAGTCATCCATATCTAAAGACCATCAATTTCCTGACCTCGTTAAGCGAGTGGATTAGGGCATCCTCGCCTAGAGAGGCATAAACAGTAACAACAGTGATACTTTGCCGAAAGCATCCCTGGAATGAAAAAAGGGAAACTCTTTTAGCATCACCTGCATTCATAAATCTAAACCAAAGGGAAAGAacgagaaaagaataaaaagaaacaaaaaaaaaaaaaagatttcaacaAAATTGAGTATGAGGACAAGGCTACCTGAAGGGCAATGAACCATTCTGCTCGGGTTTCAGAAAAAATCGCAGCACGGCTGTCCAAATTATGACCCAATCTGACAAGCCCGGATGCAAAGTTGCGAGCACGATCAAATATCTCTCCATAAGTTTGCCACTCATAATCCCCAAAATGTAGCTTCTCAAACTTCCTACCATCACTAGCTGTCACAAATTCTTTGCCAATTAGCTTTCTTGATCCAAGAAAGCGATTCTGTGAATTCTTTTTACAAGATTGCTCAAATAGAGCTGCCATGGTTGTGGCTCCCTTCCAAGGAACTTCAACCAATTCGGTTACTCGAGTATTTCGAACTGCATAACCTGCCTCACCACCAACTTGTACCGGAAACCCTCtttgtttttcccttttctttcccaTGAACACCGCGGACAGAAACATAGGTACGAGTATACCAATAATAATAGCACCCACAATCCCATATGCCCCATAGCTTTTCCAAACTGACAAGTAGTCACCGGTGCCCAAATTTTTCAGCAATGGTGAGTGCGCCCAACCTCCCTCTGAATCCCCCATTTTTATTGCAGAAGTTCCTTTCCAGAGCAGATCAAGCGGTTACCTATTATGTATGCAAGTTTAGTGACAAAATCaacttttcaaattataatGAACTAACAACTAACTGTCAACCATGATCTATCTGATGAAATGAAGAGGGTATAATAAGTCTAATAAATACGAGTACAGCCGAAATATTAGGATCGGACACGGTAGTGTGGTTCCCCTTCATAACTAATCGATCATCCAAATATCTTAAGGGAAAAACTAATTCAAGACCAAAACGCAGATGCAAATAGATTTGATATATTATCAAAAGCCGACTGCATAAAACTGACGACAAAGGTAAATATCGAAGAAAGATCAAGAACAGAACTCTGAAATATGAAACCGAGAACACGAGAGATAATCAAAGTCCAAAAATCTGAAAACCAAAGCCCACTAAATTTTATACAATAAGGTAAGAACATATAAGCCACGATAAAGCGGATTTTGATAATAAGAATTAAACCTCAAAGAAGAAATAATTAGACAAAAGGAAATCGCCACAGGAAAGGAGCGAGATATAAATAGAGGAAACAGAAAAACGACATGGGGAAAAGTAAGAAAAGTGATGATGACCTTGTGAATTCGGGATAAAGCTGAACCAAGATACTCGAGAAAAACCGGGGAACAAAATGGAAAGTGTTGGCCGTGGCACCTCCAGTGGAACTGGGAACTGGAAGGGGGAAGCTAAGGAAAGCTGTGCAAACAGtatcgatatatatataatattaaaatcctgAAAATGACCTCTCGGATTTTAACGTACTTGGGGCTGTGGCCGTCGGCCGAATTCGTGCTTCTGGTAGTTTCGA
This is a stretch of genomic DNA from Carya illinoinensis cultivar Pawnee chromosome 3, C.illinoinensisPawnee_v1, whole genome shotgun sequence. It encodes these proteins:
- the LOC122305510 gene encoding uncharacterized protein LOC122305510, which encodes MKISMFANSNVISCNSAAFPSLNLHDPKLKTSLQSQQLGPRISFRKTGSNFSAFCQPHNHTSSILASQKKGPTQICHCTLTSQNSEDAVVEKRDSSEGGLGGGGNDGEGRDWTTSILLLVLWGALMYYVFNLTPNQTPSRDVYFLKKLLNLKGDDGFTMNEVLVSLWYIMGLWPLVYGMLLLPTGRSSKSNIPVWPFIISSFFGGAYALLPYFVLWRPPPPPVEETEIRRWPLNFLESKLTAAISLAAGLGILVYAGMANWETWKEFYQYFRESKFIHITCLDFTLLSAFAPFWVYNDMTARKWFDKGSWLLPLSLVPFLGPALYIVLRPSLSSMSISLGPTTSEPK
- the LOC122305507 gene encoding long chain acyl-CoA synthetase 8, with the protein product MGDSEGGWAHSPLLKNLGTGDYLSVWKSYGAYGIVGAIIIGILVPMFLSAVFMGKKREKQRGFPVQVGGEAGYAVRNTRVTELVEVPWKGATTMAALFEQSCKKNSQNRFLGSRKLIGKEFVTASDGRKFEKLHFGDYEWQTYGEIFDRARNFASGLVRLGHNLDSRAAIFSETRAEWFIALQGCFRQSITVVTVYASLGEDALIHSLNETQVSTLICDSKQLKKLAAVSSSLDSIENVIVFEDDETENETIPESMSKWTITSFSEVEKLGRKSPVDASLPSKNSIAVVMYTSGSTGLPKGVMITHGNIVATTAAVMKVIPILGRNDVYLAYLPLAHVFELAAESVMLATGCAMGYGSAATLTDTSNKIKKGTKGDASVLKPTVMTAVPAILDRIRDGVLKKVGENEGLGKHLFNIGYKRRLAAIEGSWLGAWGLEGLLWDIIVFKRIRTILGGKIRFVLCGGAPLSGDSQRFINICMGAPIGQAYGLTETFAGASFSDWDDLTVGRVGPPLPCCYVKLVSWEEGGYMTTDKPMPRGEIVVGGFSVTAGYFKNQEKTNEVYKVDDKGMRWFYTGDVGQFHPDGCLEIIDRKKDIVKLQHGEYISLGKVEAALTSCSYVDNIMLYADSFQNYCVALVVPSRQVLEKWAQQAGINYKDFSELCDKAEIASEVQQSLSKVGKTAKLDKFEIPPKIKLLPEPWTPESGLVTAAFKIKREQLKAKFKDELKKLYE